Within the Pseudomonas orientalis genome, the region AGTACCCGGCAGAATGAATCCGCTGCGCGCAAATTGAGACAGGTCAATATTGGCGCGATCGCTCAGGTCGAGAACGTCGGTATTGAACTCGATATCCCCGGCGCCCATTGCAGTGCCTGCCAGTGACATCAACCCGCCGAACAGCCCGGGACGCAGCGTATTTTTGATCTTCGACGTATTCAACATGCAAGCCTGTCCATCACTGTTCAAAAGTATTCCAACTTGAACCGCACCGCGGCACTGTGAGCCCCGACCACCAAGGGCAAGCCGTTGCCAACCAGGAAAAACCGGTAGTTGAGGGTCATGTCACCTTCGGCCAGCGGGACCGGGGCCATGCGTTGCCCCGGCAGACTTTCCTGGCCGGCGGCGTCGACGATGTGCAGAGCCACCCCCTGTGAGTCGCCAGACACAGCAAAGGAGAGCCCTGCCCTGTCGGTGGGGCCCTCGAACGTCACACGCATGTGTTCCCAATCCGGCAGGTTCACACCTGGGCGCAACGGGTCCGGGCGGGTCAATGAGCAATTGACCAGACGCAACTGAAAGGGATGATCTTCGCCCCGCGTGTTGCGCAGCAGCCGTCCCACCGGTTCGGGTGGCATTTCGATGGTTTGATCGATACTGGCCAGTTCCAGCCCGCAGGCGGAATCAACCACTCGGCCTCCCAGCAACACGACGCCCTCGCCTTGCGCAGACGCCTGGGCGACCACACAAGGGCTGATGAACGTCGTCAATGAAGAGGCAATAGCCAGACGTAGGAATGTTTTCACCTGGATCTCCCGTCAGCGTCCCCCGCCACGCGGAGTGGCGGGGGCAACACTTACTGATAAGCCAAGGTGAAATTGGTGACCGCGCTGAAGTCGCCGGGAACGATGTCCCCAGTGGCGGCGCCTTGTACATAGGCGCCAAATTCCAGCGTGTTATCACCCGTGCTGATGATTTGCGGGGCGGTAGGCACCCCCAACTTAACCAGGTCACCGCCATGGGTCATCATGATGCCCAAGTTGCCCGCACCGCCGACCGTACCGATAGCACCGGGCACGACCGTGGAGGGCGCGCCGGTGAAGGTCGTGGTGACCGTGTTGTCAGTGAGGCCGGCCAGGTCGCAACCTTCCAGTTCGATCAGCACGCGTCGGGCTTCCGATTTGCCACCCGCCTGCAACTGGTGCTTGGCGATCGCGCCCAGGCGAACGGTTTGGTCGACGGAGTCAGGCTTGATAGAGCAGGCTCCTGAGTGGACCGATCCTATGAACGTCACCGTTCCATCCGCCGCGTGTGCCATCGACATCGAACCCGCCAGCAGAGCGACAGACAACAGCACAGTTTTCATTTTGGTATTCATCTACAGATTCCCACTTAACGAGTGTCATTAAGGAGCCCTGCGACCGAGAGGCGCAGGGCTGATTAAACGAGCGGTATGACCCATGCGTCGAGGGGACCTTCTGACGCGCTTTTCCAACTTTTTGTATTGCGCTTCAGAAGTACGCTCAACGCCGGGCAAGTGTCCACTTCTACACT harbors:
- a CDS encoding fimbrial protein is translated as MKTFLRLAIASSLTTFISPCVVAQASAQGEGVVLLGGRVVDSACGLELASIDQTIEMPPEPVGRLLRNTRGEDHPFQLRLVNCSLTRPDPLRPGVNLPDWEHMRVTFEGPTDRAGLSFAVSGDSQGVALHIVDAAGQESLPGQRMAPVPLAEGDMTLNYRFFLVGNGLPLVVGAHSAAVRFKLEYF
- a CDS encoding fimbrial protein; translated protein: MKTVLLSVALLAGSMSMAHAADGTVTFIGSVHSGACSIKPDSVDQTVRLGAIAKHQLQAGGKSEARRVLIELEGCDLAGLTDNTVTTTFTGAPSTVVPGAIGTVGGAGNLGIMMTHGGDLVKLGVPTAPQIISTGDNTLEFGAYVQGAATGDIVPGDFSAVTNFTLAYQ